One segment of Curtobacterium poinsettiae DNA contains the following:
- a CDS encoding glycosyltransferase family 4 protein, with product MRPRQTAHDGTRRLRVGVLVTGLAITGGLERCVLEDTRELVAAGHEVEVWHRNAQSPRAAEGPAPYEAMGVELVEATDYRFGITTALRDAWRFAREGLRIRRSHLDVLWLNRPEYLPFGRVASLVSGVPLAVHLHHAPNYRRLGPIAGGRTRYFAVSHAMARAWAESGVPTDRITIVPNGVDTDAFPAATPASVHDARAALGIPEDTPTVLYYGRLTRSKGVLALLEAWGRVRTAAAARVPVTTPPVAGHAAPAPLLVLAGALYPEEADAVHAAIDALPAGSVLVLPERDDVVPLLHAADVVVAPSIEPEGFGRVVVEAMSAGRPVVAAASGGTGEILSGDWARYTVDPADPDALAEKLLDTLDEAELDPSLAARCRAWVRDRYGREPHVRALLLALLAHARR from the coding sequence GTGAGACCGCGACAGACTGCACACGACGGCACCCGCCGACTCCGCGTCGGCGTCCTGGTGACCGGACTCGCCATCACCGGCGGACTCGAACGCTGTGTGCTCGAGGACACCCGCGAGCTCGTCGCCGCCGGCCACGAGGTCGAGGTCTGGCACCGGAACGCCCAGTCCCCGCGCGCCGCCGAGGGCCCAGCGCCCTACGAGGCGATGGGCGTGGAGCTGGTGGAGGCCACCGACTACCGGTTCGGGATCACGACCGCGCTCCGCGACGCCTGGCGGTTCGCCCGCGAGGGGCTGCGGATCCGACGATCACACCTCGACGTCCTCTGGTTGAACCGGCCCGAGTACCTGCCGTTCGGCCGGGTCGCGTCGCTCGTCTCCGGAGTCCCGCTCGCGGTGCACCTGCACCACGCGCCGAACTACCGGCGGCTCGGCCCGATCGCCGGCGGCCGCACCCGCTACTTCGCGGTCTCGCACGCGATGGCGCGCGCCTGGGCGGAGTCCGGCGTGCCGACGGACCGCATCACGATCGTGCCGAACGGTGTCGACACTGACGCGTTCCCGGCCGCCACCCCGGCATCGGTGCACGACGCCCGCGCGGCACTCGGCATCCCCGAGGACACCCCGACGGTGCTGTACTACGGTCGGCTCACCCGGTCGAAGGGCGTGCTCGCCCTCCTGGAGGCATGGGGTCGCGTCCGCACGGCCGCTGCGGCACGCGTGCCGGTCACCACTCCCCCCGTGGCCGGTCACGCGGCCCCCGCGCCGCTCCTCGTGCTGGCCGGTGCGCTCTACCCGGAAGAGGCCGACGCCGTGCACGCCGCGATCGACGCGCTCCCCGCCGGTTCCGTGCTCGTGCTCCCCGAGCGGGACGACGTCGTCCCGCTCCTGCACGCCGCCGACGTCGTGGTGGCGCCGTCCATCGAGCCCGAGGGCTTCGGGCGGGTCGTGGTCGAGGCGATGTCCGCCGGCCGTCCGGTCGTCGCCGCCGCATCGGGCGGCACCGGGGAGATCCTGTCGGGCGACTGGGCGCGGTACACCGTCGACCCGGCGGACCCCGACGCACTGGCGGAGAAGCTGCTCGACACCCTCGACGAAGCCGAGCTCGACCCGTCCCTCGCCGCACGGTGCCGCGCGTGGGTCCGTGACCGCTACGGGCGCGAGCCGCACGTGCGAGCGCTGTTGCTGGCGCTGCTGGCACACGCTCGGCGCTGA
- a CDS encoding beta-1,6-N-acetylglucosaminyltransferase, whose amino-acid sequence MAISPAVPACIVLAHEDPAHVRRLVEALDPFPVFLHCDARTPETVFRAMTDGLPDRVRLLPRIRTGWARWENVAAEVSGYRAALAETDASHVAVLTGSDYPLANPAEITALLEAHREESFISVNPLPFAPWGRDGGISRIRFRHWAWRKHMLRLPVPRRVPANVSFAGGSQLKVLARRHAAAVVDTVDHRRDLVRFWQRTWVADETFVPSVLNSPSLTPGFADEHVSQPLWWIGWDGTARKSPPWLTVADAGQLLERRTDADVEVQHLFARKFSTDRSGDLLDVVDAAFGLRQGAATASASARQDAAAVVAP is encoded by the coding sequence ATGGCCATCTCCCCCGCGGTCCCCGCGTGCATCGTCCTCGCCCACGAGGACCCGGCACACGTGCGCCGACTCGTCGAGGCGCTCGACCCGTTCCCGGTGTTCCTGCACTGCGACGCGCGCACCCCCGAGACGGTGTTCCGCGCCATGACCGACGGGCTGCCGGATCGTGTCCGGCTGCTCCCCCGGATCCGGACCGGCTGGGCGCGCTGGGAGAACGTCGCCGCCGAGGTGTCCGGCTACCGGGCTGCCCTGGCCGAGACCGACGCCTCGCACGTGGCCGTGCTGACCGGCAGTGACTACCCGCTGGCGAACCCCGCCGAGATCACGGCCCTGCTCGAGGCGCACCGCGAGGAGTCGTTCATCTCGGTCAACCCGCTGCCGTTCGCACCGTGGGGCCGTGACGGCGGCATCTCCCGCATCCGCTTCCGGCACTGGGCCTGGCGGAAGCACATGCTCCGACTGCCGGTCCCCCGCCGCGTGCCGGCGAACGTCTCCTTCGCCGGGGGCTCACAGCTCAAGGTCCTCGCCCGCCGGCACGCCGCCGCCGTCGTGGACACCGTCGACCACCGCCGGGACCTGGTCCGGTTCTGGCAGCGCACCTGGGTCGCCGACGAGACCTTCGTGCCGTCGGTGCTCAACTCGCCGTCGCTGACACCGGGGTTCGCCGACGAGCACGTCTCCCAGCCGCTCTGGTGGATCGGGTGGGACGGCACCGCGCGGAAGAGCCCGCCGTGGTTGACCGTCGCCGACGCGGGGCAGCTGCTCGAGCGTCGGACGGACGCGGACGTCGAGGTGCAGCACCTGTTCGCACGGAAGTTCTCAACCGACCGGAGCGGTGACCTGCTCGACGTCGTGGACGCAGCCTTCGGGCTGCGCCAGGGCGCAGCGACGGCGTCGGCGTCGGCACGGCAGGACGCGGCAGCGGTGGTCGCACCGTGA
- a CDS encoding glycosyltransferase family 2 protein, with protein MTDQQATTTRVLTLTPAMPSPDVPAWAGAAWVGAVDRQEALAASAVELAGATGFRRARLLVRDGREIAGFVDVGVDADGGVDPAELGPALRALRTTGLPAAPAGTPVGRVSVVIGTRDRPEDLRRCVRSVLASEHDDFEVLVVDNAPTTTATRDVVTSLADPRLRYVLEARPGVSRARNAGLALASGAVVAFVDDDVVVDRHWLAALADAYARDADVVCVTGLVPSGELRTPTQRYFDERVTWARNTDRRVFRTSAPPADLPLFPFSVGAFGTGANMSLRRSAALALGGFDVALGPGTLARAGEDPDLFTRVLFSGGALAVEPSAVVWHKHRPDRAALRSQALGYGTGLGAWVAKLMLRPRTALAVLRRAVGALRQLGALGQNTGADADQVSAAVDAVGGWPVDDAFREATAGLKRVELVAALGGPWRYVVGRSRRG; from the coding sequence ATGACCGACCAGCAGGCCACCACCACCCGCGTGCTCACGCTCACGCCCGCGATGCCGTCCCCGGACGTGCCCGCCTGGGCCGGCGCGGCCTGGGTCGGCGCCGTCGACCGACAGGAGGCGCTCGCCGCGTCCGCCGTCGAACTCGCCGGCGCCACCGGCTTCCGCCGCGCCCGCCTGCTCGTCCGTGACGGACGCGAGATCGCCGGGTTCGTCGACGTCGGCGTCGACGCGGACGGCGGCGTGGACCCGGCCGAGCTGGGACCGGCCCTGCGCGCCCTGCGCACCACGGGCCTCCCGGCCGCCCCCGCGGGGACGCCGGTCGGACGCGTCTCCGTCGTCATCGGCACCCGCGACCGGCCCGAGGACCTGCGCCGCTGCGTGCGCTCGGTGCTCGCGTCCGAGCACGACGACTTCGAGGTGCTGGTCGTCGACAACGCGCCCACCACCACCGCGACCCGCGACGTGGTCACGTCGCTCGCGGATCCGCGCCTGCGGTACGTCCTGGAGGCCCGACCCGGCGTCTCGCGCGCACGGAACGCCGGACTCGCCCTCGCGTCCGGGGCCGTGGTCGCCTTCGTCGACGACGACGTGGTCGTCGACCGGCACTGGCTCGCAGCGCTCGCCGACGCGTACGCCCGCGACGCGGACGTCGTCTGCGTGACCGGCCTCGTACCCAGCGGCGAACTCCGGACCCCCACGCAGCGGTACTTCGACGAGCGCGTGACCTGGGCGCGCAACACCGACCGTCGGGTGTTCCGCACGTCGGCGCCGCCGGCGGACCTGCCGCTGTTCCCGTTCTCCGTCGGCGCGTTCGGCACCGGTGCCAACATGTCGCTCCGCCGTTCGGCCGCGCTCGCCCTGGGCGGGTTCGACGTCGCACTCGGCCCGGGCACCCTGGCCCGCGCCGGCGAGGACCCCGACCTGTTCACCCGGGTGCTGTTCTCCGGCGGTGCGCTCGCGGTGGAGCCCTCGGCCGTCGTCTGGCACAAGCACCGGCCAGACCGTGCGGCGCTGCGCTCGCAGGCGCTCGGCTACGGCACCGGTCTCGGTGCGTGGGTCGCGAAGCTCATGCTGCGACCGCGCACCGCACTGGCCGTGCTCCGTCGGGCGGTCGGGGCGCTGCGGCAGCTCGGGGCGCTCGGACAGAACACCGGCGCCGATGCGGACCAGGTGTCCGCCGCGGTGGACGCCGTCGGCGGGTGGCCCGTCGACGACGCGTTCCGCGAGGCGACGGCCGGCCTCAAGCGCGTCGAGCTCGTGGCGGCGCTGGGCGGACCGTGGCGGTACGTCGTCGGGCGGTCGCGGCGCGGGTGA
- a CDS encoding glycoside hydrolase family 16 protein, whose protein sequence is MGSWMTPDEDGPRPVAEQSAAAHGAAPAHGLGASRHRTPLRTRGRRVAIVAAALVVAVGAVAAATTGTTSVGPGPSGVAMPTGDGDGWKRVFSEDFDDTTPSGGFEAAYDDRFTVYHGFADTAGTGRYQASTLSAHDGMLDMHLRTTKAGTPLAGGVVPLVDGRWGGQTSGRYSIRMKSDEVDGYGVAVLLWSDENVWAHGEIDFPEGALGAPAWLNVHCLVDPAEKCVHHETDASLADWHTYTIEWTPSRMSFLVDDEVVGSTTQDIPVERMHLVVQTGSLEGLPPRDAAGSLLVDWMTIDVPADGESPRATLPSTGPAAG, encoded by the coding sequence ATGGGCAGCTGGATGACCCCGGACGAGGACGGCCCCCGCCCCGTCGCCGAGCAGTCGGCCGCCGCGCACGGTGCCGCTCCGGCGCACGGCCTCGGCGCCTCCCGCCACCGCACCCCGCTCCGGACACGAGGACGACGGGTCGCGATCGTGGCCGCGGCCCTGGTGGTCGCGGTCGGTGCCGTCGCCGCGGCGACCACCGGCACGACGTCCGTCGGCCCCGGACCCAGCGGGGTCGCGATGCCGACCGGCGACGGTGACGGCTGGAAGCGGGTGTTCTCGGAGGACTTCGACGACACCACCCCGTCGGGCGGGTTCGAGGCGGCCTACGACGACCGGTTCACCGTCTACCACGGCTTCGCGGACACCGCGGGGACCGGCCGGTACCAGGCGTCCACGCTGAGCGCTCACGACGGGATGCTCGACATGCACCTGCGCACCACGAAGGCGGGCACCCCGCTCGCCGGCGGGGTCGTCCCGCTCGTCGACGGACGATGGGGTGGTCAGACCTCCGGGCGCTACAGCATCCGGATGAAGAGCGACGAGGTCGACGGGTACGGGGTGGCGGTGCTGCTCTGGAGCGACGAGAACGTCTGGGCGCACGGCGAGATCGACTTCCCCGAGGGCGCGCTCGGTGCGCCCGCCTGGCTGAACGTGCACTGCCTGGTCGACCCGGCCGAGAAGTGCGTCCACCACGAGACCGACGCGTCGCTGGCCGACTGGCACACGTACACGATCGAGTGGACGCCCTCGCGGATGTCGTTCCTGGTCGACGACGAGGTCGTCGGGAGCACCACGCAGGACATCCCCGTGGAACGCATGCACCTGGTCGTGCAGACGGGATCCCTCGAGGGCCTGCCGCCCCGGGACGCCGCCGGGTCGTTGCTGGTCGACTGGATGACGATCGACGTGCCTGCCGACGGCGAGAGCCCCCGGGCCACGCTGCCGTCCACGGGCCCAGCCGCCGGCTGA
- a CDS encoding ABC transporter substrate-binding protein codes for MKTTRSRVRFASVAGVAVIGLVLTGCSSGSSGAGSDDAKSGQDSRGPITYVQGKDNSNVVRPLIAKWNKAHPDEKVTFKEQSDQADQQHDDLVQHFQAKDENYDVVDVDVVWTAEFAAKSWLTPLTGDMKLDTSKLLPSTVKTATYNDTLYAAPQTSDGALLYYRKDLVKTPPTTWKEMMDDCKIAKDAGIGCYAGQFAKYEGLTVNASEAINGSGGSVLGSDGAPDVDTDKAKAGLQNLVDAFEDGNIPAEAITYQEEQGRTAFEAGKLLFLRNWPYVYSLAKTDGSSKVKDTFGIAPIPGADGVGASTLGGHNAAISVYSKHKATAHDFLEFLTSDETQKFFATQGSLAPVVGDLYTDPELTKELPYLPTLLKSIESAEPRPVTPFYPAVTKAIQDNTYAALKGSKSVDEAMKDMQDALKSATSS; via the coding sequence GTGAAGACAACACGCTCCAGGGTGCGGTTCGCATCCGTTGCCGGGGTCGCCGTCATCGGCCTCGTGCTCACCGGCTGCTCGAGCGGGAGCTCCGGCGCCGGATCGGACGACGCCAAGAGCGGCCAGGACAGCCGCGGCCCCATCACCTACGTGCAGGGCAAGGACAACTCGAACGTCGTCCGCCCGCTCATCGCGAAGTGGAACAAGGCCCACCCGGACGAGAAGGTCACCTTCAAGGAACAGTCCGACCAGGCCGACCAGCAGCACGACGACCTCGTGCAGCACTTCCAGGCGAAGGACGAGAACTACGACGTCGTCGACGTGGACGTCGTCTGGACCGCCGAGTTCGCCGCCAAGAGCTGGCTGACGCCGCTGACCGGCGACATGAAGCTCGACACCTCGAAGCTCCTGCCGTCGACGGTGAAGACCGCCACCTACAACGACACGCTCTACGCCGCTCCGCAGACCTCGGACGGCGCACTGCTCTACTACCGCAAGGACCTCGTCAAGACGCCTCCCACCACGTGGAAGGAGATGATGGACGACTGCAAGATCGCGAAGGACGCCGGCATCGGTTGCTACGCGGGGCAGTTCGCGAAGTACGAGGGCCTGACGGTGAACGCCTCCGAGGCGATCAACGGCTCCGGCGGTTCGGTGCTCGGCAGCGACGGTGCGCCCGACGTCGACACCGACAAGGCGAAGGCCGGCCTGCAGAACCTGGTGGACGCGTTCGAGGACGGGAACATCCCGGCCGAGGCGATCACCTACCAGGAGGAGCAGGGCCGCACCGCGTTCGAAGCCGGCAAGCTGCTGTTCCTGCGCAACTGGCCGTACGTCTACAGCCTCGCCAAGACCGACGGCTCGTCGAAGGTCAAGGACACCTTCGGCATCGCGCCGATCCCCGGTGCCGACGGCGTCGGTGCCTCCACGCTCGGCGGCCACAACGCCGCGATCAGCGTGTACTCCAAGCACAAGGCCACGGCGCACGACTTCCTCGAGTTCCTGACCTCGGACGAGACGCAGAAGTTCTTCGCGACCCAGGGCTCGCTCGCCCCGGTCGTCGGTGACCTGTACACCGACCCCGAGCTGACGAAGGAGCTGCCCTACCTGCCGACGCTGCTCAAGTCGATCGAGTCGGCGGAGCCGCGCCCGGTCACGCCGTTCTACCCGGCCGTCACGAAGGCGATCCAGGACAACACCTACGCGGCGCTCAAGGGATCGAAGTCGGTCGACGAAGCCATGAAGGACATGCAGGACGCCCTCAAGTCGGCGACCAGCAGCTAG
- a CDS encoding glycosyltransferase, with translation MTLHSSVTVPGPRRVVSVDLDAPLPRLVADESGSSALVVGYRDGFPVTTLDVLLTADPADAARAMAPLVDGLARTSGATETPIPDLDLPLISIVVSTIVTRVEDIRKLVDFLEHLDYPRYEVILVDNRVKLPEVDALPGLLEGRDVRLVTERRPGCSAGRNAGVAAAHGEIIAFTDDDVRVDAQWLRSIGTRFVREPEVAAVTGMILPVELETPAQIWYEAYYGGFSGERTFQPVTIVPDDVPGVMRHAQARAVRPDGSVQKHFAVYGIGGYGAGANWAVRRSAFDAVGGFDPVLGAGVPARGGEDLAIFIDILWSGGRIGFEPRAVVHHRHRQDLAGLHGQLHSNGVGFTALMCELIAKDRRHAIVLARLMPRAGKIKLKQLVSRLAGRRDAAAESITEASTTRIPRSLAYHEFRGFPAGPAAYFRSRRFWREVEEGRFRP, from the coding sequence ATGACCCTGCACTCCTCCGTCACCGTGCCCGGCCCCCGTCGGGTCGTCAGCGTCGACCTCGACGCTCCGCTGCCGCGCCTGGTCGCCGACGAGTCGGGTTCCTCCGCGCTCGTCGTCGGCTACCGCGACGGCTTCCCCGTCACCACCCTCGACGTGCTGCTCACCGCGGACCCGGCCGACGCCGCCCGCGCGATGGCGCCCCTGGTGGACGGCCTCGCACGGACCTCCGGTGCGACGGAGACCCCCATCCCCGACCTCGACCTCCCGCTCATCTCGATCGTCGTGTCGACCATCGTCACCCGGGTCGAGGACATCCGGAAGCTGGTCGACTTCCTCGAGCACCTCGACTACCCGCGGTACGAGGTCATCCTCGTCGACAACCGCGTGAAGCTGCCCGAGGTCGACGCCCTGCCCGGGCTGCTCGAGGGCCGCGACGTCCGGCTGGTCACCGAACGCCGTCCGGGCTGCTCCGCCGGCCGCAACGCCGGGGTCGCAGCGGCGCACGGCGAGATCATCGCGTTCACGGACGACGACGTCCGGGTGGACGCACAGTGGCTCCGGTCCATCGGCACGCGCTTCGTCCGCGAGCCCGAGGTCGCCGCGGTCACCGGGATGATCCTGCCCGTCGAGCTCGAGACCCCCGCGCAGATCTGGTACGAGGCGTACTACGGCGGCTTCAGCGGCGAGCGCACCTTCCAGCCGGTGACGATCGTGCCGGACGACGTCCCCGGGGTCATGCGGCACGCGCAAGCCCGGGCCGTCCGCCCCGACGGCTCGGTGCAGAAGCACTTCGCCGTCTACGGCATCGGCGGCTACGGCGCCGGCGCGAACTGGGCGGTCCGACGGTCGGCGTTCGACGCCGTCGGCGGGTTCGACCCCGTGCTCGGTGCCGGTGTGCCCGCCCGCGGTGGCGAGGACCTGGCGATCTTCATCGACATCCTGTGGAGCGGTGGCCGGATCGGCTTCGAACCACGCGCGGTCGTGCACCACCGGCACCGGCAGGACCTCGCCGGGCTGCACGGGCAGCTCCACTCGAACGGCGTCGGGTTCACGGCGCTGATGTGCGAGCTCATCGCGAAGGACCGCCGGCACGCGATCGTGCTCGCGCGGCTGATGCCCCGCGCCGGCAAGATCAAGCTGAAGCAGCTCGTGTCACGACTGGCCGGCCGGCGTGACGCCGCGGCCGAGAGCATCACCGAGGCCTCCACGACCCGGATCCCGCGCTCGTTGGCCTACCACGAGTTCCGCGGCTTCCCGGCGGGCCCGGCGGCGTACTTCCGCAGCCGTCGGTTCTGGCGCGAGGTCGAGGAGGGCCGCTTCCGCCCGTAG
- a CDS encoding lipopolysaccharide biosynthesis protein, which translates to MSFPPQTRREARAAREAEAPAPIAREPIAPEAVAPLPESLDTGSVAVRKGASVLFGRGLLYVVVWSMQLVVSSLISPVLAHFMPPAEFGVLASAIALYQALVVLAVLGIDQASVLQRAEDGDDRRARGLLAVGMVTAIVVTVAALTTIPVWADAAGFVGNHPLLLVAVLWTGPAAIVQISLALLVAQDRIRVFAVTSLLSSIGGSVIGLGLLTWVQADATTYAWGGVVAQGVAMVIGIAATRPRLAGLFDRKTTARAFRLGVPIALGNLSYFVLNAGDRIVVQRLLGPDEVARYQIAYIVGSAVILLLTFTNQAWAPHFAALRDPVARRQLAMHARDELYKMLGPVLLAVTLVSPVALPILAPASYRVQELSVVVFVVAITAFPVVASGATGRLLLVERRGVAVGVIAAIAGAVNIGANLVLVPVLGIAGAGLATVVAYAILAAMQLLALPDRREWRGPGARIVLTTLAALVVAAASLLLPQDVLWNWVRIAGVVACLPWFLRRLKTARGGVS; encoded by the coding sequence GTGAGCTTCCCCCCGCAGACCCGCCGCGAGGCCCGCGCAGCGCGCGAGGCCGAGGCTCCCGCGCCCATCGCCCGGGAGCCCATCGCCCCGGAAGCCGTCGCACCCTTGCCCGAGTCGCTCGACACCGGATCGGTCGCCGTGCGGAAGGGCGCCTCCGTCCTGTTCGGCCGCGGCCTGCTGTACGTCGTCGTCTGGTCGATGCAGCTCGTCGTCTCGTCGCTCATCTCCCCGGTGCTCGCTCACTTCATGCCGCCGGCCGAGTTCGGCGTCCTCGCCTCGGCCATCGCCCTGTACCAGGCCCTCGTCGTCCTGGCCGTCCTCGGCATCGACCAGGCGTCGGTGCTGCAGCGGGCCGAGGACGGCGACGACCGCCGGGCGCGCGGCCTGCTCGCCGTCGGCATGGTCACCGCGATCGTCGTCACCGTCGCGGCGCTCACCACGATCCCGGTCTGGGCGGACGCCGCCGGCTTCGTCGGCAACCACCCGCTGCTCCTCGTCGCGGTGCTCTGGACCGGCCCCGCCGCCATCGTGCAGATCTCCCTCGCGCTGCTCGTCGCCCAGGACCGCATCCGGGTCTTCGCGGTCACGAGCCTGCTGTCCTCGATCGGCGGCTCGGTCATCGGCCTCGGGCTCCTCACCTGGGTGCAGGCCGACGCGACCACCTACGCGTGGGGCGGCGTCGTCGCCCAGGGCGTGGCGATGGTCATCGGCATCGCGGCGACCCGTCCACGGCTCGCCGGCCTGTTCGACCGCAAGACCACCGCCCGGGCGTTCCGCCTCGGCGTGCCGATCGCCCTCGGCAACCTGTCGTACTTCGTGCTGAACGCCGGCGACCGGATCGTCGTCCAGCGGCTGCTCGGCCCGGACGAGGTGGCCCGCTACCAGATCGCCTACATCGTCGGCTCGGCCGTCATCCTGCTCCTGACCTTCACCAACCAGGCGTGGGCGCCGCACTTCGCCGCCCTCCGCGACCCGGTCGCCCGCCGGCAGCTCGCCATGCACGCCCGCGACGAGCTGTACAAGATGCTCGGACCGGTCCTGCTCGCCGTGACCCTGGTGTCACCGGTCGCGCTGCCGATCCTCGCCCCGGCGTCGTACCGCGTGCAGGAGCTCTCGGTCGTCGTCTTCGTCGTCGCGATCACCGCGTTCCCCGTCGTCGCCAGCGGTGCGACCGGACGCCTGCTCCTGGTCGAACGCCGCGGTGTCGCCGTCGGGGTGATCGCCGCGATCGCCGGCGCCGTGAACATCGGCGCGAACCTCGTGCTCGTGCCCGTGCTCGGCATCGCCGGCGCGGGCCTGGCCACCGTCGTCGCCTACGCGATCCTGGCCGCCATGCAGCTGCTGGCCCTGCCCGACCGCCGTGAGTGGCGCGGACCGGGTGCCCGGATCGTCCTGACGACCCTCGCCGCGCTCGTCGTGGCCGCCGCGTCCCTGCTCCTGCCGCAGGACGTCCTCTGGAACTGGGTCCGCATCGCCGGGGTGGTCGCCTGCCTCCCCTGGTTCCTCCGCCGACTGAAGACCGCAAGGGGTGGTGTCTCGTGA